Proteins co-encoded in one Psychromonas sp. L1A2 genomic window:
- a CDS encoding LysR family transcriptional regulator, translating into MEISQLTRININLLVTLQVLLQERNASSAAIRLNLSQSTISKNLSQLRHIFGDPLFHRISHGLIPTPLAQELEPKLNVAVNAINEIFSPLEFNLKEYKGCFNISMQESAFEFVLSKVMQQVLDEAPNMRINTWFKDNISIEQLNQGRLDFVIIPHDVGQQINLNNQLNIDELYRDELVCLVRDKNPLLQKKWDQQAYLNSKHIHVKDNELGLPMFDQSLSKLGFQRDVIVQAPDFNAATSLCCHSDLVFTTTKNWADSVLNSKQLVKLNLPCPSDPVVYSLIWHQRSETNHANRWLRTQLLNLFKA; encoded by the coding sequence ATGGAAATTTCTCAATTAACCCGCATCAATATTAATTTATTAGTCACATTGCAAGTGCTATTACAGGAACGTAATGCTTCATCTGCTGCGATAAGGTTAAACTTAAGTCAGTCGACTATTAGCAAAAATTTGTCGCAGCTAAGGCATATCTTTGGTGACCCTTTATTTCATCGAATTTCTCATGGTTTAATACCGACGCCATTAGCCCAAGAGCTAGAGCCAAAATTGAATGTAGCAGTAAATGCTATTAATGAAATATTCTCCCCATTAGAATTTAACCTTAAAGAATATAAGGGCTGTTTTAATATTTCAATGCAAGAAAGTGCTTTTGAATTTGTATTATCAAAAGTAATGCAACAAGTATTAGATGAAGCGCCTAATATGAGAATTAACACTTGGTTTAAAGACAATATTAGCATTGAACAATTAAACCAAGGGCGATTAGATTTTGTGATTATTCCGCATGATGTTGGCCAACAAATTAATTTAAATAATCAGCTTAATATCGACGAGTTATACAGGGATGAACTAGTTTGTTTAGTACGAGATAAAAATCCTTTATTGCAAAAAAAATGGGATCAGCAAGCCTATTTAAATAGTAAACATATCCATGTTAAAGATAATGAACTGGGGTTACCTATGTTTGATCAATCGTTATCTAAACTAGGTTTTCAAAGGGATGTGATAGTACAAGCTCCTGATTTTAATGCCGCGACCAGTTTATGTTGCCATTCTGATTTAGTATTCACGACGACTAAAAATTGGGCTGACTCAGTTTTAAACTCTAAGCAATTAGTGAAACTCAATTTACCTTGTCCATCGGATCCTGTGGTTTATTCACTTATTTGGCATCAACGTAGTGAAACGAATCACGCTAATCGTTGGTTACGGACACAGTTATTAAATCTATTTAAAGCCTAA
- a CDS encoding GNAT family N-acetyltransferase produces MKVEYRKAESKKFSSLLIQENMKAYYAAKDIIWDSEFFDRHWKIFKNLEVYYNSECVGILRFSFNDQNCYIRDLQIKSSYQGKGVGSHCLHYAIELGKSRGDRFIKLKVFSDNPAIALYQRHGFQKIAELDFLTEMALDLNQI; encoded by the coding sequence ATGAAAGTTGAATATAGAAAAGCAGAGTCGAAAAAGTTTTCATCTTTGCTTATTCAAGAAAATATGAAAGCCTACTATGCAGCAAAAGATATTATTTGGGATTCTGAATTTTTTGATCGTCACTGGAAAATATTTAAAAACTTAGAGGTTTATTATAACTCTGAGTGTGTTGGTATTTTACGGTTTTCATTTAATGATCAAAATTGTTACATCCGAGATTTACAAATAAAATCATCATATCAAGGGAAAGGAGTGGGGAGTCATTGTTTACATTACGCTATTGAGTTAGGTAAATCACGCGGTGATCGTTTTATTAAATTAAAAGTATTCTCTGATAATCCTGCTATTGCTTTATATCAACGTCATGGCTTTCAAAAAATAGCTGAACTAGATTTTTTAACTGAGATGGCTCTCGATCTTAATCAAATTTAA
- a CDS encoding phytanoyl-CoA dioxygenase family protein produces the protein MLSADQIKHYNEQGFIVMDEAIPLYEIEAIKKRANKMVEQWAEDSPNHVFTTNDNDRSDDSYFLNSAEQIKCFFEEEAFNAQGELVQDRALCINKIGHALHELDPVFSAFSHQKLLGNILSDIGMVTPQIRQSMYIFKQPNIGGVVNWHQDASFFFTTPQSVVTLWFAVEDATLENGCLWVEPAGHLGPLRERFNLEGKQTTMVNLDGMPWPTEKSGKSVEVKAGSLIVFQGRLPHYSAPNRSSKSRQAFTLHVTDGECKYAAENWLQAKTLPLRGFNR, from the coding sequence ATGTTATCAGCGGATCAAATAAAACATTATAATGAGCAAGGCTTCATCGTAATGGATGAAGCTATTCCTTTATATGAAATAGAAGCCATAAAAAAACGCGCTAATAAAATGGTTGAGCAATGGGCAGAAGATAGTCCAAATCATGTATTTACCACTAATGATAATGATCGCAGTGATGATTCCTATTTTTTAAATTCTGCTGAACAAATAAAATGTTTCTTTGAAGAAGAAGCCTTTAATGCTCAAGGTGAATTAGTTCAAGATCGCGCTTTATGCATCAATAAAATTGGCCACGCATTACACGAACTTGACCCTGTATTTAGTGCTTTTAGTCACCAGAAGTTATTAGGTAATATCCTGTCCGATATTGGCATGGTAACGCCACAAATTCGTCAGTCTATGTATATTTTTAAACAACCAAATATAGGTGGCGTGGTTAATTGGCATCAAGATGCAAGCTTCTTTTTTACAACACCTCAGAGCGTTGTTACTTTATGGTTTGCTGTAGAAGATGCGACATTGGAGAATGGTTGCCTTTGGGTTGAGCCTGCAGGCCATTTAGGGCCACTAAGAGAACGTTTTAACTTAGAAGGGAAACAAACGACTATGGTTAATTTAGATGGTATGCCTTGGCCAACAGAAAAAAGTGGAAAAAGTGTGGAGGTAAAGGCTGGTAGCTTAATTGTATTTCAAGGACGATTACCTCATTACAGCGCACCTAATCGCTCATCAAAATCACGCCAAGCATTCACACTACATGTTACTGATGGTGAATGTAAATACGCAGCAGAAAATTGGCTACAAGCTAAAACGTTACCTTTACGAGGTTTTAATCGTTAG
- a CDS encoding c-type heme family protein — MNKYNQKISSINNALSTRYVIIILVVALVISFFSYTFILNKTRTDIIASATNESNLVINLSKGFVKAYSDFEDQYANGLLPSRAIYRSHALELANLSSLFEGSLHSEVVGFPGKSINKGPTDDKMRRQMLLLQTSSNQNMNLTSIIKNDRSVVRTVAPFYATEQACVDCHNSIQHLTEPEKWQIGDLMGAQIVEKNIKPQLTTSKRETFMISLLIFCAAITVSLFFILIFQKMLLIKESNKQKNTDTMPGCINRS, encoded by the coding sequence GTGAATAAATACAATCAAAAAATTTCCTCTATTAACAATGCCTTAAGTACTCGTTATGTCATCATCATTCTCGTAGTTGCTTTGGTTATCTCTTTTTTCTCTTACACTTTCATATTGAATAAAACACGTACAGATATCATTGCAAGCGCGACAAATGAAAGCAATTTAGTGATTAACCTCAGTAAAGGATTTGTTAAAGCTTATTCTGATTTTGAGGATCAATACGCCAATGGCTTATTACCAAGTCGTGCAATTTATCGCTCTCATGCACTCGAACTTGCTAACTTAAGCTCCTTATTTGAGGGCTCTTTACATTCAGAAGTGGTTGGTTTTCCTGGTAAGTCGATAAATAAAGGGCCAACTGACGATAAAATGAGACGTCAAATGCTATTACTTCAAACTAGCTCTAATCAAAATATGAACCTCACTTCGATCATAAAAAATGACAGGTCAGTAGTCAGAACCGTCGCGCCTTTCTATGCAACTGAGCAAGCTTGTGTGGATTGTCATAACAGTATTCAGCATTTAACTGAACCTGAAAAATGGCAAATTGGTGACCTTATGGGAGCACAAATAGTAGAAAAAAATATCAAACCTCAACTCACAACATCAAAGCGAGAAACTTTTATGATTAGTCTATTAATTTTTTGCGCAGCAATTACCGTCTCACTCTTTTTTATTCTTATTTTTCAAAAAATGTTACTAATAAAAGAATCTAATAAACAAAAAAACACCGATACAATGCCAGGTTGTATCAATAGATCTTAA
- a CDS encoding sugar phosphate isomerase/epimerase family protein: MKLNFHKSLWEVQCTNASELNYHLAAIQHEGYQGTELFLPFYDIDLDATLKAHAQRRLDIITGIATDGKNVQEHLASLIKQVDRALLFSPKLINCHTGRDIFSLEDNLILFNEALELEQKHGITITHETHRFRPTFSTFGTEQIIDVLPELKLNLDISHWMVVHESNLIDQQERLDKLFKSVHHIHGRVGFEEGPQVTNPQDPRWQEHLINHTQCWQKVINNAFTREENTFTITPEFGPFPYAHVHPTTGANLADIWNANRFMKQHLSKQLVIPK; encoded by the coding sequence ATGAAGCTTAATTTTCATAAATCACTTTGGGAAGTACAGTGTACAAATGCCAGTGAATTAAACTATCACTTAGCCGCTATTCAACACGAAGGATATCAAGGAACAGAATTGTTTTTGCCTTTCTACGATATTGACCTTGATGCGACGCTTAAAGCGCATGCACAGAGAAGGTTAGATATCATAACGGGGATTGCAACCGATGGAAAAAATGTACAAGAACATTTAGCGAGTCTTATTAAGCAAGTGGATCGCGCACTATTATTTTCTCCTAAGTTAATAAATTGCCATACAGGACGTGATATTTTTAGTTTAGAAGATAACCTTATTTTATTTAATGAGGCGCTTGAACTAGAACAAAAGCATGGCATTACTATTACTCATGAAACACATCGTTTCAGGCCTACTTTTAGTACCTTTGGTACAGAGCAAATTATAGATGTCTTACCTGAATTAAAATTGAATCTAGATATAAGCCATTGGATGGTGGTGCATGAGTCCAATTTGATAGATCAACAAGAAAGGTTAGATAAATTATTTAAATCTGTACATCATATTCATGGTCGAGTGGGCTTTGAAGAAGGGCCTCAGGTAACTAATCCCCAAGATCCTCGTTGGCAAGAACACCTTATTAACCACACTCAGTGTTGGCAAAAGGTGATTAATAATGCATTTACACGTGAAGAAAATACTTTCACCATTACACCTGAATTTGGCCCATTTCCCTATGCTCATGTACATCCAACCACGGGGGCTAACTTAGCAGATATATGGAACGCCAATCGATTTATGAAACAACATTTATCAAAACAGTTAGTTATTCCAAAATAA
- a CDS encoding isocitrate lyase, giving the protein MMNYKAEMNNAHQFINQQGSTWNAINPEYIARMRLQNRFKTGLDIANYTAKIMRDDMQSYDQNSDNYTQSLGCWHGFIGQQKMISIKKHFTTTKGTYLYLSGWMVAAMRSEFGPLPDQSMHEKTSVPMLIEELYTFLKQADARELNHLFNDLDEAQSSGDQVAERAVQKQIDEFETHVVPIIADIDAGFGNEEATYLLAKKMIEAGACCIQIENQVSDAKQCGHQDGKVTVPHEDFLAKINAVRYAFMELGVEEGIIVARTDSLGAGLTQKIPVSQYPGDLAEQYNAYIDGEKINSLADLKSGDMVLSRAGELIKPNRLPNGLVRFKPNTGEDRVVLDCITSLQHGADLLWIETETPNVQHIANMVNRIREVVPNAKLVYNNSPSFNWTLNFRQQVFDAWEKEGKDVSAYQRSGLMSIKYDITELAIAADLKIQNFQKEASKHAGIFHHLITLPTYHTAALSTDNLAKEYFGERAMLAYVENVQRQEIRQSLDSVKHQDMSGSNIGDDHKEYFSGDQALKASGENNTMSQFS; this is encoded by the coding sequence ATGATGAATTACAAAGCTGAAATGAATAACGCACACCAATTTATAAACCAACAAGGTTCAACTTGGAATGCGATTAATCCAGAATATATTGCTCGTATGCGCTTACAAAACCGTTTCAAAACGGGGTTAGATATTGCAAACTACACCGCTAAAATTATGCGTGATGATATGCAATCTTATGATCAGAATAGCGATAATTACACACAATCGCTTGGCTGCTGGCATGGTTTTATTGGCCAACAAAAAATGATCTCTATTAAGAAGCACTTCACCACCACCAAAGGGACTTACCTTTACTTATCTGGTTGGATGGTTGCCGCCATGCGCTCTGAGTTTGGCCCCTTACCAGACCAATCAATGCATGAAAAAACCTCAGTGCCAATGTTAATAGAAGAATTGTACACATTCTTAAAACAAGCCGATGCACGCGAATTAAATCATTTATTTAATGATTTAGACGAAGCACAAAGCAGCGGAGATCAAGTTGCAGAAAGAGCAGTACAAAAGCAAATTGACGAATTTGAAACACATGTTGTCCCTATCATTGCCGATATCGATGCAGGCTTTGGTAATGAAGAAGCCACTTACCTATTAGCTAAAAAAATGATTGAAGCTGGCGCTTGTTGTATTCAAATTGAAAACCAAGTGTCTGATGCTAAACAATGTGGCCATCAAGACGGTAAAGTAACCGTGCCGCATGAAGACTTTTTAGCCAAAATAAATGCAGTACGTTACGCCTTTATGGAACTCGGTGTTGAAGAAGGCATTATCGTTGCTCGAACCGATTCATTAGGTGCAGGTTTAACACAAAAAATCCCTGTATCTCAATATCCAGGCGATTTAGCTGAGCAATACAACGCTTACATTGACGGTGAAAAAATCAATTCGTTAGCTGATTTAAAATCGGGCGATATGGTATTAAGCCGCGCAGGTGAATTGATTAAACCAAACCGCCTTCCTAATGGATTAGTACGTTTTAAACCGAATACAGGTGAAGACCGTGTAGTGCTTGATTGTATTACCTCATTGCAACATGGTGCAGATTTACTGTGGATTGAAACAGAAACACCGAATGTACAGCACATTGCTAATATGGTGAATCGTATTCGAGAAGTGGTACCGAATGCCAAATTAGTTTACAACAATAGCCCATCATTTAACTGGACTTTAAATTTCCGTCAACAAGTGTTTGATGCGTGGGAAAAAGAAGGAAAAGACGTTAGTGCTTACCAACGTAGTGGTCTAATGAGTATTAAATACGATATTACCGAACTAGCGATTGCTGCCGATTTGAAAATACAAAATTTCCAAAAAGAAGCCTCTAAACATGCGGGTATTTTCCATCACTTAATAACCTTGCCAACTTACCATACGGCAGCGTTATCAACGGATAATCTCGCTAAAGAATACTTCGGGGAACGTGCTATGTTGGCTTATGTTGAAAATGTGCAACGCCAAGAGATAAGACAATCACTAGATTCTGTAAAACATCAAGATATGTCAGGCTCAAATATTGGTGACGATCACAAAGAGTATTTCTCTGGTGATCAAGCTCTAAAAGCCTCTGGTGAAAATAATACAATGAGCCAGTTCTCTTAG
- a CDS encoding ArnT family glycosyltransferase: MMTKQVKTIWFILIATALIRLITLALYPLMDTTEARYGEMARIMVETGNWLTPQFDYGVPFWGKPPLFTWMSSLGIEVFGLNEFAVRFPHWLAGVAVILVVARFANKHNVNALIASLVIATSAVFSISAGAVMTDMALTLSMAIAMIGFYQCWHGSTKAGLLGFFGIALGLLAKGPLIIVLIGLSLVPWIILNYGVKNGIALFIKRVPILKGIVIISVIALPWYLMAENATPGFLNYFIVGEHFQRFMVSGWEGDLYGKAHNEVKGMIWLFWIYAAAPWSIILPILAWRSRKEKQDTIKRNSDLKSYLFFWMISPMILFTLSGNILPAYVLPGIPALGLLVSLLTFKKFIKWVSISASLIPILLIAALIFIQFGKTEQKSDKDMMKHVNLNNPIYYLNKKSFSGQFYSQGKVKVFNKINEEVLKEMPIQLIATDKEIAQFKEDKNISCNLVFSSKNKRSLYHCRTAS, encoded by the coding sequence ATGATGACTAAACAAGTAAAAACTATCTGGTTTATATTAATTGCAACCGCATTAATAAGACTAATTACACTTGCACTATATCCTTTAATGGACACGACCGAAGCAAGATATGGTGAGATGGCAAGAATAATGGTTGAAACGGGAAACTGGCTAACACCACAGTTTGATTATGGGGTTCCATTTTGGGGAAAGCCCCCCTTATTCACTTGGATGAGCAGTCTTGGCATAGAAGTTTTTGGCCTTAATGAGTTCGCAGTTAGATTTCCACATTGGCTAGCAGGCGTTGCTGTCATTTTAGTTGTTGCCCGCTTTGCGAATAAACATAACGTTAACGCTTTAATTGCTTCGTTAGTTATTGCAACCAGTGCTGTTTTTAGCATTTCAGCTGGTGCCGTTATGACCGATATGGCGTTGACCTTATCAATGGCAATCGCAATGATTGGTTTTTATCAATGTTGGCATGGCTCGACAAAGGCTGGTTTACTTGGCTTTTTTGGTATCGCTTTAGGGCTATTAGCGAAAGGACCTTTAATTATTGTCTTAATTGGTTTAAGCCTAGTTCCATGGATTATTTTAAATTATGGAGTTAAGAATGGAATCGCCCTTTTTATAAAAAGAGTCCCTATTTTAAAGGGTATTGTGATTATTTCTGTGATTGCTTTACCTTGGTATTTAATGGCAGAAAATGCAACACCGGGCTTTTTAAATTACTTTATTGTAGGCGAACATTTCCAACGTTTTATGGTAAGTGGCTGGGAAGGTGATTTATATGGTAAAGCACATAATGAAGTCAAAGGAATGATATGGTTATTCTGGATTTACGCAGCGGCTCCTTGGTCGATTATTTTGCCTATATTAGCTTGGAGATCACGAAAAGAGAAACAAGATACAATAAAACGGAATTCAGACCTTAAGTCATACCTCTTTTTTTGGATGATTTCCCCAATGATACTATTTACTTTGTCAGGTAATATATTACCTGCCTACGTATTACCCGGTATTCCAGCATTAGGTTTGCTAGTTTCATTATTAACCTTTAAAAAATTTATTAAATGGGTATCTATTTCAGCTTCGCTCATCCCAATATTACTTATTGCAGCTCTTATTTTCATTCAGTTTGGTAAAACTGAACAGAAAAGTGATAAAGACATGATGAAGCACGTAAATTTAAATAATCCAATATATTATCTAAATAAAAAATCCTTTTCAGGCCAGTTTTATAGCCAAGGTAAAGTAAAAGTATTCAATAAGATAAATGAAGAAGTACTAAAAGAGATGCCAATACAACTTATTGCAACCGACAAAGAAATTGCTCAATTTAAAGAAGACAAGAATATTAGTTGTAACTTGGTATTTTCATCTAAAAACAAACGGTCCTTATATCATTGCAGGACAGCGAGTTAA
- the pip gene encoding prolyl aminopeptidase, producing the protein MNEFYPEIEPYNHFLINVDNQHQIYVEECGNPDGQAMLFIHGGPGGGCSKNDRRFFDPEKYRIILFDQRGCGRSLPHGCLDNNETNLLVNDIEKIIEKLGIDRWHVFGGSWGTTLALVYAQAHPKKVKSLVLRGIFLGRPQDTDWTFSGGGATRIYPDFWQEYLDVLPNGKEQASVQAAYDIMVGDDKELAMRVAKAWSVWEIRCCTLIPNQDFVDAATGDHQAWTMARHEAHFMINNCFLSENQILANTDKIKDIPTTIVHGRFDIVCPFDNAWQLHQKLPNSTLITSEASGHASVEKNTKHHLIEATNAMLLLG; encoded by the coding sequence ATGAATGAGTTTTACCCTGAAATAGAGCCATATAATCATTTTTTAATTAATGTAGATAATCAGCATCAAATCTATGTAGAAGAGTGTGGTAACCCAGATGGTCAAGCGATGCTGTTTATTCATGGCGGTCCAGGTGGAGGTTGTTCTAAAAATGACAGACGATTTTTTGATCCTGAAAAATACCGTATCATTTTATTTGACCAACGTGGTTGTGGTCGTTCTTTACCTCATGGGTGTTTAGATAATAATGAAACTAATTTATTGGTTAACGATATTGAGAAAATTATAGAAAAATTAGGGATTGATCGTTGGCATGTTTTTGGTGGTTCGTGGGGAACGACGTTAGCACTTGTTTATGCACAAGCTCACCCAAAAAAAGTAAAGAGTTTAGTTTTACGTGGCATTTTCTTAGGTCGACCGCAAGACACTGACTGGACTTTCTCTGGTGGTGGTGCAACGCGAATTTACCCAGACTTTTGGCAAGAGTATCTTGATGTATTGCCAAATGGGAAAGAGCAAGCTTCAGTACAAGCGGCTTACGATATTATGGTCGGTGACGATAAAGAACTAGCAATGAGAGTTGCTAAAGCATGGAGTGTTTGGGAAATTCGTTGTTGTACGTTAATACCGAATCAAGATTTTGTTGATGCCGCAACTGGAGATCATCAAGCGTGGACAATGGCTCGTCATGAGGCACACTTTATGATCAATAATTGCTTCTTATCTGAGAATCAAATCTTAGCGAATACAGATAAAATTAAAGATATTCCAACGACTATCGTACATGGTCGATTCGATATTGTTTGCCCATTTGATAACGCTTGGCAATTACATCAAAAACTACCCAATTCAACCTTGATTACCAGCGAAGCCTCAGGTCATGCATCGGTTGAAAAAAACACGAAGCATCATTTGATTGAAGCCACTAATGCGATGTTATTGTTGGGGTAA
- a CDS encoding glycosyltransferase family 2 protein, with protein MMNIISNQKIQTITLSIVVPVHNEEDGLQTLHKKLSHVLGKINCECEIIYVDDGSVDQSVMTIKSLPMLGTPHSLIKLSRNFGKEAAMTAGLKATKGRAAIIIDADLQDPPELIVDMVKKWEEGFDVVNLQRRSRNGETWFKEKSAAVFYKLLNKLSENPIPENVGDFRLISRRVIDEINQLTEKNIYMKGLFVWPGFKQTIIQFDREARFIGDSKWPYSKLFGLAVDGITSFSTKPLQIATYLGALIASSAFIYGLLIIAKTLIFGETVDGFPTIMLAILALGGFQLMSIGLIGAYVGRIYTEVKNRPRYIIEEKFESTSTLKNNLVVITNPKFKHRVEK; from the coding sequence ATGATGAATATAATTTCTAACCAAAAAATACAGACAATAACATTATCTATCGTTGTCCCTGTGCATAATGAGGAAGATGGACTCCAGACATTACATAAAAAGTTATCGCATGTCTTAGGAAAAATAAACTGCGAATGTGAAATTATTTATGTGGATGATGGTAGCGTTGATCAAAGTGTAATGACCATTAAAAGCCTTCCTATGTTAGGCACTCCCCACTCATTAATAAAGCTAAGTAGAAATTTTGGTAAAGAAGCTGCGATGACTGCCGGACTTAAAGCAACTAAAGGACGTGCAGCTATTATTATTGATGCTGATTTACAAGATCCCCCTGAGCTTATTGTAGATATGGTTAAAAAATGGGAAGAAGGATTTGATGTTGTGAACCTTCAGAGAAGATCGCGTAATGGTGAGACTTGGTTTAAAGAAAAGTCCGCAGCTGTATTTTATAAACTACTTAATAAACTATCTGAAAATCCTATACCCGAAAATGTAGGTGATTTTAGGCTTATTAGTCGAAGAGTCATTGATGAGATAAACCAATTAACAGAAAAAAATATTTATATGAAAGGCTTATTCGTATGGCCAGGCTTTAAACAAACTATTATTCAGTTTGATAGAGAAGCGAGGTTCATTGGAGACTCAAAATGGCCATACAGTAAATTATTTGGCCTAGCGGTTGATGGGATAACATCATTTAGTACAAAACCATTACAAATAGCGACTTACCTAGGTGCTTTGATTGCTTCATCAGCCTTCATTTATGGTCTATTAATCATTGCAAAAACACTTATATTTGGAGAAACCGTTGATGGCTTTCCTACCATCATGCTAGCAATTCTTGCTTTAGGGGGCTTTCAATTAATGAGCATAGGTTTAATTGGTGCTTACGTTGGTCGAATTTATACCGAAGTCAAAAATCGCCCTCGTTACATTATTGAGGAAAAATTTGAATCTACAAGCACTCTAAAAAATAATTTAGTTGTTATTACTAACCCTAAATTTAAACATCGCGTTGAAAAATAA
- a CDS encoding GtrA family protein, with product MNGRIIKFAVIGSIGFIVDLLIFMLCAYVFNLSPYQSRVIAFICALACTWFGNRYYTFTDLKSSSYAREGFKFTLSAGISVIPNFAMFHIVLNVLGKDFYQGALALTAGVLAGAITNYFLSSRWVFIKSS from the coding sequence ATGAATGGCCGAATAATTAAGTTTGCCGTCATTGGTAGTATCGGGTTTATTGTAGACTTACTGATATTCATGCTTTGTGCATACGTATTTAACTTATCACCTTATCAATCTAGAGTTATTGCTTTTATTTGTGCTTTAGCCTGTACTTGGTTTGGGAATAGATACTATACATTTACTGATTTAAAATCATCATCCTATGCACGAGAAGGTTTTAAGTTTACGTTATCTGCAGGTATTTCAGTTATTCCAAATTTTGCCATGTTCCACATAGTATTAAATGTATTAGGAAAGGACTTTTACCAAGGAGCGTTGGCTCTCACAGCAGGCGTTTTAGCTGGAGCAATCACAAATTACTTTTTAAGTAGTCGGTGGGTTTTTATTAAAAGTTCCTAA